In the Hordeum vulgare subsp. vulgare chromosome 7H, MorexV3_pseudomolecules_assembly, whole genome shotgun sequence genome, one interval contains:
- the LOC123408522 gene encoding uncharacterized protein LOC123408522 has translation MAATAGAAAEIVREIATVCAADLAAAAEPLRADYLRLACKVSLLTHLIAEVAEAAGEDGAAEPEATAWVTDLLRAPLRVEMGTRRPLVLQMVHDPTALDPRCRFQVRDALHLF, from the coding sequence ATGGCGGCGACGGCCGGGGCGGCCGCGGAGATCGTGCGGGAGATCGCGACCGTGTGCGCCGCCGACCTGGCCGCCGCCGCGGAGCCGCTGCGGGCCGACTACCTCCGCCTCGCGTGCAAGGTGTCCCTGCTCACGCACCTCATCGCCGAGGTCGCCGAGGCGGCGGGGGAGGACGGCGCGGCCGAGCCCGAGGCGACGGCCTGGGTGACCGACCTGCTCCGGGCGCCGCTGCGGGTCGAGATGGGCACCCGCCGCCCCCTTGTCCTCCAGATGGTCCACGACCCCACCGCCCTCGATCCCCGCTGCCGCTTCCAGGTGCGTGACGCGCTTCACCTcttctag
- the LOC123410362 gene encoding phosphate transporter PHO1-3 isoform X2: MDAAGAHSHGAHISAPYPMASFETPTAHRCHHHSCGELHCCTLRPPMVKFSKQFEGQLVPEWKEAFVDYCLLKKDIKRVQAAEAAPPAAQCQPPVAASHWVMRLPFLNPHGHHKEHGAIQVHRKLASGGNDGAVAGEVYETEVLDAAGFDGVEAEAARAFFQRLDEQLNKVNRFYERKEGEFLERGECLRRQLQILIELKAAVVEARRRGGSTAAGSTDPEDPSVSCSILHGDQSLRGITEQEHVSQEKLAGDAAAKNTDEGEDHVPISEGLGDSGRTEKPRDEAANKLRTFSGRAVTCQGRSVRINIPVTTPSRTVFAIRELLFDDMLSQSRKTGGNGGDGGEKLSINKKKVHQAEKMIRGALVELYKGLGYLKTYRSLNMLAFVKILKKFDKVTAKEVQTIYLKVAESSYFNSSDKAIRLMDDVEELFVRHFTSGDKRKAMKYLKPNQKEESHATTFFIGLFTGGFVALFIGYCIMAHIAGMYTHQSNKVYMSTSYPVLSMFSLFFLHLFLYGCNIFMWRKTRINYAFIFEFAPTKELKYRDVFLICTTSMTIVVGVMFAHLTLIVKGYSSSTVQAIPGCLLLVFLLVLVCPFKILYRSSRYHFLSVIRNIILTPFYKVVMVDFFMADQLCSQVPVLRTLEYLACYYITSSYKTQDYGYCTRVKHFRDLAYAVSFLPYYWRAMQCARRWFDEGDINHIVNLGKYVSAMLAAGTKVAYENDNSAGWLSLVVIVSSIATIYQLYWDFVKDWGLLQFNSKNPWLRNDLILKQKYIYFISMGLNLLLRLAWLQTVIHPNIGSLDSRVTLFFLAALEVIRRGHWNFYRLENEHLNNAGKFRAVKVVPLPFHEVEEH; this comes from the exons ATGGACGCTGCTGGCGCACACTCGCATGGAGCTCATATAAGTGCGCCTTACCCCATGGCTTCCTTTGAGACACCCACCGCGCACCGGTGCCACCACCACAGCTGCGGCGAGCTGCACTGCTGCACCCTGAGGCCGCCAATGGTAAAGTTCTCCAAGCAGTTCGAGGGCCAGCTCGTGCCGGAATGGAAGGAGGCCTTCGTCGACTACTGTCTGCTCAAGAAGGACATCAAGAGGGTGCAGGCCGCCGAGGCAGCGCCCCCGGCGGCACAGTGCCAGCCGCCCGTGGCTGCCAGCCACTGGGTGATGAGGCTCCCGTTCCTCAACCCCCATGGCCACCACAAGGAGCACGGCGCCATACAG GTGCACAGGAAGCTGGCAAGCGGCGGCAACGACGGCGCGGTGGCCGGAGAGGTGTACGAGACGGAGGTTCTTGACGCGGCAGGGTTCGACGGCGTGGAAGCGGAGGCGGCCAGGGCCTTCTTCCAGAGGCTGGACGAGCAGCTGAACAAGGTGAACCGGTTCTACGAGAGGAAGGAGGGAGAGTTCCTGGAGCGCGGCGAGTGCCTCAGGCGGCAGCTGCAGATCCTCATCGAGCTCAAGGCCGCCGTTGTCGAGGCGCGGCGCCGCGGGGGCTCGACGGCGGCTGGGAGCACCGACCCGGAGGACCCATCCGTGTCTTGCTCTATCCTGCATG GAGACCAGTCCCTCAGGGGCATTACAGAGCAAGAACATGTAAGTCAAGAAAAGCTCGCCGGCGATGCTGCTGCAAAAAACACCGATGAAGGGGAGGACCATGTTCCCATCTCCGAAGGTCTGGGTGACTCGGGGAGGACTGAGAAGCCAAGAGACGAAGCTGCCAACAAGCTGAGGACATTCTCGGGGAGGGCGGTCACTTGCCAGGGCAGGAGCGTGAGGATAAACATTCCAGTCACCACGCCGTCGAGGACGGTGTTCGCCATCCGTGAACTTCTGTTCGATGACATGCTAAGCCAGTCAAGGAAGACTGGGGGGAATGGTGGCGATGGCGGTGAGAAATTGAGCATCAACAAGAAAAAGGTGCACCAGGCagagaagatgatcagaggagcCCTGGTTGAGCTGTACAAGGGCTTGGGGTACCTCAAGACGTATCG GAGCTTGAACATGTTGGCTtttgtgaagattttgaagaaatttgACAAG GTTACAGCGAAGGAAGTGCAGACAATTTACCTGAAAGTAGCGGAGAGCTCCTACTTTAATAGCTCTGATAAG GCAATCAGGCTAATGGACGATGTCGAGGAGCTGTTTGTGAGACATTTCACAAGCGGTGACAAAAGGAAAGCAATGAAATATCTGAAGCCAAATCAGAAAGAAGAATCACATGCTACCACATTTTTCATAG GACTATTCACTGGTGGCTTTGTTGCACTATTTATCGGTTATTGTATCATGGCGCACATAGCTGGGATGTACACTCATCAGTCAAACAAGGTCTACATGTCAACATCCTACCCTGTCCTTAG CATGTTCAGCCTCTTCTTTCTGCACctcttcctctatggatgcaacaTCTTCATGTGGAGAAAGACACGCATAAACTACGCATTCATATTCGAATTTGCACCTACCAAAGAGCTCAAGTATCGTGATGTGTTCTTGATCTGCACTACCTCTATGACGATTGTTGTTGGTGTCATGTTTGCACACCTCACACTCATTGTCAAAGGGTATTCTTCAAGTACAGTCCAAGCAATCCCAGGGTGCCTTCTTCTG GTGTTCTTATTAGTATTGGTCTGCCCTTTCAAAATCCTCTACCGATCAAGTCGTTATCACTTCCTAAGTGTGATCAGAAACATCATTCTAACCCCCTTTTACAAG GTTGTCATGGTTGATTTCTTCATGGCTGATCAGCTTTGTAGCCAG GTACCCGTGCTTCGGACCCTGGAATACCTGGCATGTTATTACATAACCAGCAGCTATAAGACACAAGACTATGGATACTGCACAAGAGTGAAACATTTTAGAGATTTGGCTTATGCAGTATCCTTCCTGCCCTACTACTGGAGAGCCATGCAG TGTGCAAGGAGATGGTTTGACGAAGGGGACATAAACCACATTGTCAACCTTGGGAAGTACGTGTCAGCAATGCTTGCTGCAGGAACAAAAGTGGCATATGAGAATGATAACAGTGCTGGATGGCTGTCACTTGTCGTCATCGTGTCAAGTATCGCCACTATCTACCAACTGTACTGGGACTTTGTCAAGGACTGGGGTCTTCTACAGTTCAACTCCAAGAACCCTTGGCTTCGTAATGATCTGATACTTAAACAAAAATACATCTATTTCATATCCATG GGTTTGAACCTTCTTTTGAGGCTTGCTTGGCTTCAAACTGTCATCCACCCTAACATTGGAAGCCTGGATTCTAGAGTAACTCTATTCTTTTTAGCAGCTCTTGAGGTGATTCGACGAGGCCACTGGAACTTCTACAG GCTGGAGAACGAACACCTAAACAATGCAGGGAAGTTCAGAGCTGTGAAGGTTGTTCCACTTCCTTTTCATGAAGTCGAAGAGCACTAA
- the LOC123410362 gene encoding phosphate transporter PHO1-3 isoform X1, with protein sequence MDAAGAHSHGAHISAPYPMASFETPTAHRCHHHSCGELHCCTLRPPMVKFSKQFEGQLVPEWKEAFVDYCLLKKDIKRVQAAEAAPPAAQCQPPVAASHWVMRLPFLNPHGHHKEHGAIQVHRKLASGGNDGAVAGEVYETEVLDAAGFDGVEAEAARAFFQRLDEQLNKVNRFYERKEGEFLERGECLRRQLQILIELKAAVVEARRRGGSTAAGSTDPEDPSVSCSILHGDQSLRGITEQEHVSQEKLAGDAAAKNTDEGEDHVPISEGLGDSGRTEKPRDEAANKLRTFSGRAVTCQGRSVRINIPVTTPSRTVFAIRELLFDDMLSQSRKTGGNGGDGGEKLSINKKKVHQAEKMIRGALVELYKGLGYLKTYRSLNMLAFVKILKKFDKVTAKEVQTIYLKVAESSYFNSSDKAIRLMDDVEELFVRHFTSGDKRKAMKYLKPNQKEESHATTFFIGLFTGGFVALFIGYCIMAHIAGMYTHQSNKVYMSTSYPVLSMFSLFFLHLFLYGCNIFMWRKTRINYAFIFEFAPTKELKYRDVFLICTTSMTIVVGVMFAHLTLIVKGYSSSTVQAIPGCLLLVCYIQRYKCNVQCCYTQYEADVLFIQVFLLVLVCPFKILYRSSRYHFLSVIRNIILTPFYKVVMVDFFMADQLCSQVPVLRTLEYLACYYITSSYKTQDYGYCTRVKHFRDLAYAVSFLPYYWRAMQCARRWFDEGDINHIVNLGKYVSAMLAAGTKVAYENDNSAGWLSLVVIVSSIATIYQLYWDFVKDWGLLQFNSKNPWLRNDLILKQKYIYFISMGLNLLLRLAWLQTVIHPNIGSLDSRVTLFFLAALEVIRRGHWNFYRLENEHLNNAGKFRAVKVVPLPFHEVEEH encoded by the exons ATGGACGCTGCTGGCGCACACTCGCATGGAGCTCATATAAGTGCGCCTTACCCCATGGCTTCCTTTGAGACACCCACCGCGCACCGGTGCCACCACCACAGCTGCGGCGAGCTGCACTGCTGCACCCTGAGGCCGCCAATGGTAAAGTTCTCCAAGCAGTTCGAGGGCCAGCTCGTGCCGGAATGGAAGGAGGCCTTCGTCGACTACTGTCTGCTCAAGAAGGACATCAAGAGGGTGCAGGCCGCCGAGGCAGCGCCCCCGGCGGCACAGTGCCAGCCGCCCGTGGCTGCCAGCCACTGGGTGATGAGGCTCCCGTTCCTCAACCCCCATGGCCACCACAAGGAGCACGGCGCCATACAG GTGCACAGGAAGCTGGCAAGCGGCGGCAACGACGGCGCGGTGGCCGGAGAGGTGTACGAGACGGAGGTTCTTGACGCGGCAGGGTTCGACGGCGTGGAAGCGGAGGCGGCCAGGGCCTTCTTCCAGAGGCTGGACGAGCAGCTGAACAAGGTGAACCGGTTCTACGAGAGGAAGGAGGGAGAGTTCCTGGAGCGCGGCGAGTGCCTCAGGCGGCAGCTGCAGATCCTCATCGAGCTCAAGGCCGCCGTTGTCGAGGCGCGGCGCCGCGGGGGCTCGACGGCGGCTGGGAGCACCGACCCGGAGGACCCATCCGTGTCTTGCTCTATCCTGCATG GAGACCAGTCCCTCAGGGGCATTACAGAGCAAGAACATGTAAGTCAAGAAAAGCTCGCCGGCGATGCTGCTGCAAAAAACACCGATGAAGGGGAGGACCATGTTCCCATCTCCGAAGGTCTGGGTGACTCGGGGAGGACTGAGAAGCCAAGAGACGAAGCTGCCAACAAGCTGAGGACATTCTCGGGGAGGGCGGTCACTTGCCAGGGCAGGAGCGTGAGGATAAACATTCCAGTCACCACGCCGTCGAGGACGGTGTTCGCCATCCGTGAACTTCTGTTCGATGACATGCTAAGCCAGTCAAGGAAGACTGGGGGGAATGGTGGCGATGGCGGTGAGAAATTGAGCATCAACAAGAAAAAGGTGCACCAGGCagagaagatgatcagaggagcCCTGGTTGAGCTGTACAAGGGCTTGGGGTACCTCAAGACGTATCG GAGCTTGAACATGTTGGCTtttgtgaagattttgaagaaatttgACAAG GTTACAGCGAAGGAAGTGCAGACAATTTACCTGAAAGTAGCGGAGAGCTCCTACTTTAATAGCTCTGATAAG GCAATCAGGCTAATGGACGATGTCGAGGAGCTGTTTGTGAGACATTTCACAAGCGGTGACAAAAGGAAAGCAATGAAATATCTGAAGCCAAATCAGAAAGAAGAATCACATGCTACCACATTTTTCATAG GACTATTCACTGGTGGCTTTGTTGCACTATTTATCGGTTATTGTATCATGGCGCACATAGCTGGGATGTACACTCATCAGTCAAACAAGGTCTACATGTCAACATCCTACCCTGTCCTTAG CATGTTCAGCCTCTTCTTTCTGCACctcttcctctatggatgcaacaTCTTCATGTGGAGAAAGACACGCATAAACTACGCATTCATATTCGAATTTGCACCTACCAAAGAGCTCAAGTATCGTGATGTGTTCTTGATCTGCACTACCTCTATGACGATTGTTGTTGGTGTCATGTTTGCACACCTCACACTCATTGTCAAAGGGTATTCTTCAAGTACAGTCCAAGCAATCCCAGGGTGCCTTCTTCTGGTATGCTATATTCAACGTTACAAATGCAATGTCCAATGTTGTTATACCCAATATGAGGCTGATGTTTTGTTTATTCAGGTGTTCTTATTAGTATTGGTCTGCCCTTTCAAAATCCTCTACCGATCAAGTCGTTATCACTTCCTAAGTGTGATCAGAAACATCATTCTAACCCCCTTTTACAAG GTTGTCATGGTTGATTTCTTCATGGCTGATCAGCTTTGTAGCCAG GTACCCGTGCTTCGGACCCTGGAATACCTGGCATGTTATTACATAACCAGCAGCTATAAGACACAAGACTATGGATACTGCACAAGAGTGAAACATTTTAGAGATTTGGCTTATGCAGTATCCTTCCTGCCCTACTACTGGAGAGCCATGCAG TGTGCAAGGAGATGGTTTGACGAAGGGGACATAAACCACATTGTCAACCTTGGGAAGTACGTGTCAGCAATGCTTGCTGCAGGAACAAAAGTGGCATATGAGAATGATAACAGTGCTGGATGGCTGTCACTTGTCGTCATCGTGTCAAGTATCGCCACTATCTACCAACTGTACTGGGACTTTGTCAAGGACTGGGGTCTTCTACAGTTCAACTCCAAGAACCCTTGGCTTCGTAATGATCTGATACTTAAACAAAAATACATCTATTTCATATCCATG GGTTTGAACCTTCTTTTGAGGCTTGCTTGGCTTCAAACTGTCATCCACCCTAACATTGGAAGCCTGGATTCTAGAGTAACTCTATTCTTTTTAGCAGCTCTTGAGGTGATTCGACGAGGCCACTGGAACTTCTACAG GCTGGAGAACGAACACCTAAACAATGCAGGGAAGTTCAGAGCTGTGAAGGTTGTTCCACTTCCTTTTCATGAAGTCGAAGAGCACTAA
- the LOC123410363 gene encoding pentatricopeptide repeat-containing protein At4g13650-like, which translates to MHDHLAALLRGGRHPRAVHGAAAKLGCLASTYLCNNLLLSYISGSLHAEARRLFDEMPHRNVVSWSVLVSGASRLGALREAFFLFSDMLRSGERGGCDRPNSFVLGALVAGCARAKDTVAGAQAHASALKFGVDEDESVAGALVDMYSKCGRVDLSWRAFALSPQRCVASWTSIISCLVNHGCSEHRDAAIALLKRMLLLKVWPTNATFSCILKVFDAPELLPGGKQIHGCLLKMGTEVDPALGTALIAMYGRCGGVNEMARLSCRIRHDAFSRTSLLVAFARNGCNMEAVWNFREMVMENMAIDQSAVTSLLQVCSSLGQLRVAKEVHCYALKAFFKLDTLLLNATITVYGRCGDVTSSEIIFDRLENKDIISWTALLTCYAQNDLALETLLLFREMLRKGLGSPVFCITSVLRACSSTTNYAVGWQIHSRVVKLGIDDANSVENALLTMYAKCGSVHVALKIFNSMRSRGIISWNALITSFSQHGNEEAAIQLFDLMQEEAVCPDDYTFVGLLSSCSRMGLVAEGCGYFKLMNTMYNVKPKMEHYTCMVDLFARAGRFSDALEFIDAMPCHPDQLVWEALLASCRTHGNVELGRLAAKKILEIRPDDPSPYITLSSIHASIDMWEEKAWNRTVFDVQRVRKDVGSSWVAGEEFSDNTCDVLQVGIT; encoded by the coding sequence ATGCACGACCACCTGGCCGCCCTCCTCCGCGGCGGCCGTCACCCGCGCGCAGTCCACGGCGCCGCCGCAAAGCTCGGCTGCCTCGCCTCCACCTACCTCTGCAACAACctcctcctctcctacatcagcgGCAGCCTCCACGCGGAAGCGCGCCGCctgttcgacgaaatgccccACCGCAACGTCGTCTCCTGGTCAGTCCTCGTCTCCGGCGCCTCTCGCCTCGGCGCCCTCCGGGAGGCCTTTTTTCTCTTCTCCGACATGCTTCGTAGCGGAGAGCGCGGAGGCTGCGACCGCCCCAACTCGTTCGTGCTGGGCGCGCTGGTTGCCGGGTGCGCCCGTGCCAAAGACACCGTCGCGGGCGCGCAGGCGCATGCTTCCGCCCTCAAGTTTGGCGTGGATGAGGACGAGAGTGTCGCGGGGGCACTGGTGGATATGTACTCCAAGTGCGGGCGCGTGGACTTGTCCTGGCGGGCGTTTGCGCTCTCGCCACAGAGGTGCGTCGCCAGCTGGACGAGCATAATCAGTTGCCTTGTCAACCATGGATGCTCGGAGCACCGTGATGCAGCAATTGCCCTGTTGAAGAGGATGCTGCTCTTGAAGGTTTGGCCAACGAATGCAACGTTTTCTTGCATCCTGAAGGTTTTTGATGCACCTGAGTTGCTCCCTGGTGGGAAACAAATCCACGGCTGCTTATTGAAGATGGGAACTGAGGTTGATCCTGCTTTAGGAACCGCCCTTATAGCGATGTATGGTAGATGCGGTGGAGTGAATGAGATGGCTAGGTTGTCTTGCCGGATAAGGCATGATGCCTTCTCCAGGACCTCACTTCTTGTAGCTTTTGCGCGGAATGGATGCAACATGGAGGCAGTTTGGAACTTTCGTGAGATGGTCATGGAAAATATGGCAATTGATCAGTCAGCTGTAACTAGCCTACTGCAGGTTTGTTCATCATTAGGACAGCTGAGAGTGGCCAAGGAGGTCCACTGCTATGCTCTGAAGGCTTTCTTTAAGCTGGATACATTACTGCTCAATGCGACTATCACTGTTTATGGCAGATGTGGCGATGTCACGAGTTCAGAGATTATATTTGATCGTCTGGAAAACAAAGACATCATATCATGGACGGCATTACTAACTTGCTACGCGCAAAATGATCTTGCTCTGGAGACACTCTTGCTCTTCAGGGAAATGCTTAGGAAAGGCTTAGGATCTCCCGTCTTTTGCATTACCAGCGTGCTAAGGGCCTGTTCTAGCACCACAAATTATGCTGTTGGGTGGCAAATTCATTCGAGGGTGGTGAAGTTAGGAATTGATGATGCCAATTCGGTTGAGAATGCCCTTTTGACTATGTACGCTAAGTGCGGAAGTGTTCATGTTGCACTGAAGATTTTCAATTCAATGAGGAGTAGAGGCATTATCTCGTGGAATGCACTAATCACAAGTTTTTCACAGCATGGAAATGAAGAGGCAGCCATTCAGCTATTTGACCTGATGCAAGAAGAAGCAGTTTGTCCAGATGATTACACTTTTGTCGGGTTGTTATCATCTTGCAGCCGAATGGGCCTAGTTGCAGAGGGTTGTGGATATTTCAAACTGATGAACACCATGTATAATGTGAAGCCTAAGATGGAGCATTACACCTGCATGGTTGATCTTTTTGCCCGTGCTGGAAGATTTTCTGATGCACTTGAGTTTATTGATGCCATGCCTTGTCATCCGGACCAACTCGTGTGGGAAGCTTTGCTAGCTTCATGTAGGACTCATGGTAATGTGGAGTTGGGAAGGCTGGCAGCAAAGAAGATTCTTGAAATAAGACCAGATGATCCTTCACCATACATTACATTATCCAGCATTCACGCTTCAATTGACATGTGGGAAGAGAAGGCTTGGAATCGTACTGTGTTTGACGTCCAGCGAGTAAGAAAAGACGTGGGAAGTAGTTGGGTTGCTGGAGAAGaattttcagataatacatgtgaTGTATTGCAAGTTGGAATAACATAA